The following are encoded in a window of Haliaeetus albicilla chromosome 1, bHalAlb1.1, whole genome shotgun sequence genomic DNA:
- the SLC25A4 gene encoding ADP/ATP translocase 1, whose amino-acid sequence MGDQALSFLKDFLAGGVAAAISKTAVAPIERVKLLLQVQHASKQITAEKQYKGIIDCIVRIPKEQGIISFWRGNLANVIRYFPTQALNFAFKDKYKQIFLGGVDRHKQFWRYFAGNLASGGAAGATSLCFVYPLDFARTRLAADVGKGVSEREFTGLGDCIIKIFKSDGLRGLYQGFSVSVQGIIIYRAAYFGVYDTAKGMLPDPKNVHIVVSWMIAQTVTAVAGLVSYPFDTVRRRMMMQSGRKGADIMYKGTIDCWKKIAKDEGSKAFFKGAWSNVLRGMGGAFVLVLYDEIKKYV is encoded by the exons ATGGGTGACCAAGCGCTCAGCTTCCTCAAGGACTTTTTGGCCGGCGGGGTCGCTGCCGCCATCTCCAAGACGGCTGTCGCCCCCATCGAGAGAGTGAAGTTGCTGCTGCAG GTCCAGCATGCCAGCAAACAGATCACGGCGGAGAAGCAGTACAAGGGCATCATCGACTGCATAGTCCGCATCCCCAAGGAGCAAGGCATCATCTCCTTCTGGAGAGGCAACCTGGCCAATGTCATCCGGTACTTCCCCACCCAGGCCCTCAACTTCGCCTTCAAGGACAAGTACAAGCAGATCTTCCTGGGGGGAGTGGACAGGCACAAGCAGTTCTGGCGCTACTTCGCGGGGAACCTGGCGTCCGGGGGTGCTGCGGGAGCCACCTCCCTCTGCTTCGTCTACCCGCTGGATTTCGCCAGGACCCGGCTGGCGGCTGATGTGGGCAAAGGAGTCAGCGAGAGGGAGTTCACTGGGCTGGGCGACTGCATCATCAAGATCTTCAAGTCTGATGGCTTGAGGGGCCTGTACCAAGGCTTCAGTGTGTCTGTCCAGGGCATCATCATCTACAGAGCAGCCTATTTTGGGGTTTACGACACGGCCAAGG GTATGTTGCCTGATCCAAAGAATGTGCATATCGTAGTGAGCTGGATGATTGCCCAGACTGTCACTGCAGTAGCGGGGTTGGTTTCTTACCCTTTTGATACTGTGCGACGTAGGATGATGATGCAGTCTGGCCGAAAAGGAG CTGATATTATGTACAAGGGCACAATTGACTGCTGGAAGAAGATAGCTAAAGATGAAGGATCCAAAGCGTTCTTCAAAGGTGCCTGGTCAAATGTGTTGAGAGGCATGGGCGGAGCTTTTGTATTAGTACTTTATGATGAAATCAAGAAATATGTCTAA